From Methanocalculus natronophilus, one genomic window encodes:
- a CDS encoding HdeD family acid-resistance protein, whose translation MNEHSGTPHFLRGALAILLGMIVLFWPGLTVEIVAIIFAVFILANGLLLISLSLARTTEGSSGTLLLLSGILVFIGGIIGVLNPMYMAVTLTLLIAVLAILSGLSDLWAAATAIGPGTHRILHGLSGLLLVILGGVFIIFPMLGAVILVAVYIGIFAIAIGILSIAQGFMTPVSA comes from the coding sequence ATGAACGAACATTCAGGAACTCCCCATTTTCTGAGGGGGGCGCTTGCCATACTTCTTGGTATGATCGTCCTCTTCTGGCCCGGCCTGACAGTCGAGATCGTCGCAATTATCTTTGCGGTTTTTATTCTTGCCAATGGACTGCTGCTGATTTCCCTCTCACTTGCCCGAACAACAGAGGGATCATCCGGTACTCTGCTCCTTCTCTCTGGTATCCTCGTATTCATCGGGGGGATCATTGGGGTTTTGAACCCGATGTACATGGCGGTGACACTCACCCTGCTGATTGCTGTCCTTGCCATCCTCTCAGGGCTATCTGATCTCTGGGCTGCAGCAACGGCAATTGGACCTGGAACTCATCGCATCCTGCATGGTCTCTCAGGTCTGCTCCTGGTCATTCTCGGAGGAGTCTTCATCATCTTCCCGATGCTTGGGGCAGTCATCCTCGTCGCTGTCTATATAGGTATATTTGCAATTGCAATCGGCATCCTGAGCATTGCACAGGGGTTCATGACGCCGGTATCTGCCTGA
- a CDS encoding TIGR04084 family radical SAM/SPASM domain-containing protein has translation MLHTISIGHLTARFLEEIVVFFHIVVTDDCNLACRYCRGALFEELDEPVCQSAIRDDLPISFDETLLKELYRFLGSDPDPVLTFIGGEPLLNTGLICRIMDEAPCSRYMLQTNGLLLDRLPGAYHNRLETILVSIDGDAAQNDANRGDGVYERVLANARMIRSQGYRGELIARMTVCEDMDIRAMVRHLQELQENPFSSIHWQLDANFRGDYAARNASVWIAESYNPGISALLQDWVSHMQVHGEVPGWYPFLQTTEDLLTDSPTHLRCGSGLTNYTIQTDGSIIPCPIMIGMADYTLGTISTSNPLALPQVQPGSPCRDCAILTFCGGRCLYSNIVKPWPDDGVRAVCSTIYHLRAELCGHLPTIRRLIADGRVNMASFRHTRYNGCEIIP, from the coding sequence TTGCTGCACACAATTAGTATAGGACACCTGACAGCACGTTTTTTGGAGGAGATCGTGGTCTTTTTTCATATCGTTGTAACAGATGACTGCAACCTTGCATGCAGGTACTGCCGCGGAGCACTCTTTGAAGAGCTTGACGAACCAGTTTGCCAGTCTGCCATCAGAGATGACCTCCCGATCTCATTTGATGAAACGCTTCTCAAAGAGCTCTATCGCTTTCTTGGATCAGACCCTGACCCTGTCCTCACCTTCATCGGGGGAGAGCCTCTCCTCAATACCGGACTCATCTGCAGGATTATGGATGAAGCACCCTGCTCAAGGTACATGCTCCAGACAAACGGCCTGCTCCTTGACCGCCTGCCAGGAGCATACCATAACCGCCTGGAGACTATCCTCGTCTCAATAGACGGCGACGCTGCACAGAATGATGCAAACCGCGGAGACGGAGTATATGAAAGGGTTCTTGCAAATGCCCGGATGATCCGATCCCAGGGGTATCGTGGTGAACTGATCGCACGAATGACCGTCTGCGAAGATATGGATATCCGGGCAATGGTCAGGCATCTCCAGGAGCTGCAGGAGAACCCCTTCTCCTCGATTCACTGGCAGCTGGATGCCAACTTCAGGGGCGATTATGCGGCAAGGAATGCCTCAGTCTGGATAGCAGAGAGCTATAACCCCGGAATATCAGCCCTGCTCCAGGACTGGGTCAGCCATATGCAGGTACATGGGGAGGTTCCCGGGTGGTATCCCTTCCTCCAGACAACTGAGGATCTCCTGACTGACTCGCCCACCCACCTGAGGTGCGGATCGGGTTTAACCAATTATACCATCCAGACAGATGGCTCAATCATACCCTGCCCGATCATGATCGGGATGGCTGACTATACACTTGGCACAATCAGCACCAGCAACCCACTGGCTCTGCCACAGGTTCAGCCCGGTTCACCCTGTAGGGATTGTGCAATACTCACCTTCTGTGGGGGAAGATGCCTCTATTCAAATATAGTAAAGCCGTGGCCGGATGATGGTGTCAGAGCAGTCTGTTCAACCATTTATCATCTCAGAGCAGAACTGTGTGGCCATCTCCCCACAATACGCAGGCTGATTGCGGATGGCAGAGTCAATATGGCATCTTTTCGGCACACAAGATATAATGGATGTGAGATCATCCCCTGA